GTTGAAAGTAGTGGAAGCGCTGAGAGTGCTGGGAGCACTCTCAGCATTGACGGCACTGACAGCAGTGTAGAACGAGATAGCCATAGTTCAAGCGCTCATGATGGTACAGGTACGGGTTCCACTGTCGATACTACTGGTCAGTTTCTAAGTAATGTTTCTGGAAAACACGAAATGGACACTGCTGAGCCTGTTTCTGATGTTGAGATGGATGAAGCAGATGATACCAGCTCTATTCAATCAACTCCTCCATCATACAGTACCAACAAATTTGTGTCTGATTCGATAACAGCCAACTCTGGGTCTGATCCGCTTTCAAACCTCATTTCGTCATTATCTACCGATTCATCACCCATAGCCCCGTTTCCAGGTCGAGGTCCTGCACCAACAAACCCCATAATACCTACAACTGTGCCGCCAAGCACTCTTGGAGAAGACACCAACCTGTCTCATACTGTTAACCAGATTCCCATACAATACTCTAATGAACCCAACATTGTCTTTACCTCTTCATCTCAATCTTCTGATAATACTAATAACTATGCAGGAAAAAAATCTGTTCGAGAACCGCTCAAACTGCAGATTCCTCCAACCTCATCCACCTCATCCTACCCATCATCCTCTACATCATCATATTGGGACCAACAGTTAGCCAGTCCATTTGAAGTGGTACCTTTTCCATCGCCATTAATTGGTCCTTCGGAAGGTGAAGACTATGATTCAATGGCCCTCTTTCGTGCCTTTAATGGCAGAAGCTCACCCATGTCAGCAACTGTAtcaagagcttcttctATTCGTAGACCGACAAGTATGTCTCCACAAGATAAATTGTCTATATCCAGCCCTTCTCCAATTGCTCCCATAACAATTGCAGCCGCTAGTGCTGCCCTGTCGTCACTAAAACGACAGCAGTCGTTGTCAAAGGGCCAGCTGTCGTCATCGATACAATCACAAGACGGACTAATCCCGTCAGCTACAATCAACACACCAAGTACCCCTCGTGAGAAGCGTATAGTGAGTGAATACGTACCTGTAGCGAATAACCCAGCCAACAACATCTTACCGCCGCGACTACCTGGAATCCTAGCTGACAAACCAAGTCGACTGCTTCCACCAGCAGATATGACGTCTTCTCTTACTGGTACTCTTCTCCCACAACCACCGCATCAGTCGCCAATTCCACTTCCTTTATACACGACCCACGGAGACCAGCCAATAATTATAAAGAAACGAGAtgaccagcaacagcaggatAATGTTAACAGATCTCGTTCAAACAGTGATCTTAAAACTCCACCTCTTCGTCCTCTATACGGTCGTTCATCTTCGAGCGAGCATGTCCGTCTTATCGAAAAACTTCACCGAGAACGGATTCCGAACCTTGCTCTTCATACGGCCACTAGTTCCTCTAGTTCGTCGGGCCAAAGTTCAAATTTGAATGCTGGCTCTGGACTTGTGAGTTTGTTGCCAACAAGTTATGAAAAAACGAGTCCTCTTTCAAAGTCATCTTCCACTGCTTCTGAGGCAAGCCGTCTTTATTCATCTGCCTCTTCAACCTCTAGTCAAGAACTTGATCGTGACGTAGACTCTGAGGAAACAATTAGCACGGTGGGTCATAAACAACGTACTTCAGAAGTGAAAATCGAAGACACGACATCAACCGGAACCAAAGAGACAACTTTAACTGTTCCGAACCAACTTTCAGAAACTGTTACCAGtccaccagcaactggAAGAATTTATGAAGCATatgatatcaagaaaagaagGTCGACTTGGCGAGAAATATCGCTACTTGGTCGAGGAGCTTTCAGCAGGGTCGTGCTTGCGAAGCCCGTTGAACGATTTGTCATTCCCTCTTACCGTGAGAAAGTCGACTCAATTCTTGTGGCCATCAAAATTGTAGAGCtcggagctgctggaggaGGATCCCGCGAACGGATCGAGTCTGGTCTTGGCAGAGAAATCGAAATATTAAAGGTTTGTATACCATCATTATTATCTTAACCCTGTATGGAACTAACTGTGAACTATAGACTGTGAACCACCCATCCCTGATATCACTCTATGGGTTTAATATGGACCAAAGCAAGGCGCTGATGGTATTATCCTACTGTCGCGGAGGAGATTTATTTGATCTCGCAGCCAAGCACCGAGACAAGCTGCGACCACAGATGGTGCGTCGAATCTTCGCCGAGCTGGTCAATGCCGTAGCGTACctccacaacaacaacataGTCCACCGAGACATCAAACTGGAAAGTAAGTTCTACAGTTCTCGCCACgactcgactcgagcgcagcgagaggagcagcggggtctggggcggagccccagccgccggaggcaggacccccAAAACCAGGACCTAACAAATCCCAGATGTGCTGTTGAACATGCCAGTTGAAGAACTGCTGTCGCTGGACGACCCAGCACACTATAAACGGCCTCTGGCTACCTTGACAGATCTCGGTCTGTCGAGAAAGATCGATCCCGAGAACCCTCAACTTGTGACGAGATGTGGGTCGGAAGACTACGTACCGCCAGAGCTGCTGATGGGCCAGCCATATGACGGGAGACAGACAGACTCATGGGCTCTTGGAGTGCTGCTTTACGCTGTAATGGAAGGACGCCTGCCTTTTGACCCGCCGAAGAACGTGGGTGGAGGACGGTCGCGAGGACGGACCGCGCATAGAATCGCCCGTGTCGAGTGGTCGTGGATCGCGTTTAAAAACGATCCACCCCAGGAGAAGCTGCCATACAGCGAGGAATGGGTCGGCGGAATGGAAATTGTTGAGGGGTGTCTACAAAAGCGAGACCTCCGTTTGCGAGCAGTGGATATAGCCGAGATGCCCTGGGTCAAAAAAGCAGTCTGCGAACTCGAACGCAGCGATTTATTGCCCGTCAGCGACATCTTCGTTGACGGTGACTAAGGCTGACAACGATACCCTCTGGCTACGAGGACTTGATGATGTGATGAATATAATGATGTGTACTATGAATTACTAACTAGAAACTAATTACTCTTTTGATATACGAAcgggacctgcctccggcggctggggctccgccccagaccctggttgctcctgcttcgcaggagattccGGACGGGATATAGACTGGGGTCCGTGTCAGGATCAAAATTTACCGTCACGGACAGTGAAGTTCTGAATTCTGCTTCATCAGATTCACTCCTTTCAACAGGAATGGACAGCTCTAAAGTGTATTGGACTGAGCCCATACACTTTCACCAGATATACACTAGAACATACGCAAAATCATCgtattaataaataaattacatCAATCTATGCAGAGAACCTAACAGAACAGAGCACTCACTGCCGTTTCCAGCTCGGCAGTGGGTCGTATTCTTTAGCAATCCGCATGTCGTCCGTAATACCCACAAATCGTGGATGGCCCATACTACAAGTAGGACCTTCGGGACAGAATCCTGTCAGGTATTTAGGACAGAAAACCCTGGTAACGTGCCTTCGAGGACACTCGGGACCCAGTCTACAGAAACCACGGTCGTAATTAGGACATGGCGGGATCTTGCTCTGTGGATCAATATGAAGATAGAGACAATCGGGTGATTGTGTACAGTATCCATTTCTGAAAAGCCTGTTAGTAACTGATCTGATCATTCTCTGTGATGGCagccatgcctccggcggcaacctcgagcttcgctcgaggaGTTCTGCCATGATTATCTCATCATCTCTTGTGAAGATAGTGTCTCGGTACTTACTTAGAAAAGAACGTGCACTCGGGCATCTTTCTTAAATTGTATTCGTGGAGAAACTCACAGGCATCTCCCTTTTTACAAAGACCTCTCAGCCAATGCTTACAAACAATCTTGTTTGAATAGTTGGGTAGAATGTGTTTGTCTGGACATGTCTTGCCTCGTGGACATTGACCCGCCGCGAAATATCGGCAAATGGGAGCATTAGGGTCAATTCCAAATCGAAACTCATCCTTCAGGAACTTATCGAACTTGAACTTCACGTCCGAAGTATCTGGGTGCACGATATCTACCGGCATCTTGTGCTATATTTCAGTCCAAGTTGTTCTGATGTTCTATCTTCCTACTCTCCTCCTATATATACATCTATATATGCGTGAGGCGCTGAGCCCATTACTAAGCGGCTCAAAAAGGGTCACATGACTGCTCTGCTTTATCAGCGTCGATCATTCGAATCAGGAGACTTCAGGGGTcggttctgcctccggcggctggggctctgccccagaccccgtggctctgccccagaccccgtggctcctgcttcgcaggagttactCCGGGTGTCGAGGTCACTGTTGTACTCTGAATTATGTCTCAcaaaagccaaaaaatgaaaaaatttCACCTCAGAGTGAAGTGTCAAATTCTGTTCCAGGGTAGAACAAAAAACGGCCTTTCAGCGATTATTGAAACAAATCTAGTTGAATTTATTCAGTTTCATTACATTACATACTCATTATCAGTCATAACATCGCGAAACGCGCAAGTAATTACAGCCCCgtccatcttcatcatcattgcACAGTACAGCTGCTTGTCGTCTCTTGAACGGGGTTCTGCTGTCTCTCAATTTCTGCTAATAAAAGCTCAAATGCTCGATCTGGCCCTAGTTAGTACCCACAATCTCTACGGGAACacttctgcctccggcggctggggctccgccccagacctcgctgctcctctcgctgcgctcgagtcgagcttGGATagtgcagcagcattttAAAGACGACAAAGCTACTTACTGACGTTCTCGTTGTGCCGAGCCGACGCCTCGACAAACCCGCAACCGAGATCTTTCGCGAGCTTGCGGCCCTCTTCCTCGCTGACCTGTCGCTGGATATGCAAATCTGACTTGTTTCCCACAATCACCGCTGGCACTTTATCCGTCCCCTACTCTCGTTAGTCACCACATCCTCCAGGGCATaccgacgcaacgactcgagcgcagcgagaggagcaaccaaggtctggggcggagccccagccgccggaggcacacccctcTCCCCCAGAACACTTACCATGTTATTGAGAATCTTGTCGAGCACGATGCGGATCATTTCGAACGTCGACCGCGATGCCACTGAGTACACTAACAGGTACCCGTGGATGCCAATCAGATGTTTCtggttgatgatgctgaacTCGTCCTGGCCGGCGGTGTCGAGGATCTCTATCGAGAACTCCTGGCCCCGGTATCGAATGGTTTTCGAGAACTGGTTCTCAATGGTCGGGTAATAACTCTCTACAAAGTGGTCTTCCACGTACTGCAGTGTCATCGACGACTTGCCTGTGTAAAGCGGTTAGTGGGTACAAAcgggggtggggtgtgcctccggcggctggggctccgccccagaccctggttgctcctcgagcttcgctcgaggaGATGCTTGGGGAAGGCCATTTCACTTACCTACGGCTCGGGATCCGACGACCGCTACTTTTCGCACTCGGGGTGGTCCTGCCATTCTGTGTTCGGTGTTTTTGGGTGTTTTAAACTCTGTTGCCTGTGTAGTTCACTTTGTAACAGTTAACAGGAGTATTTTGAACAAAGTAATTTTGGGCTCGGAAAGTGGGTGTGAATGTGTCTTTAATATGTGCGATTTTTCTGGTCGTGTGCCTGTTTTCACTGCTTATATGGCTCTTATCACCTGTGAAGTAGTGTCGTCTTCTCGAAAATCAAGTAACTAAGACTGAtatgaaatcaataatcTTTTCCGCACCAAAATAGCTCTAGTGAGACCTTATCAGTAGCGCAAGTTCAATGGCGATATCAAGGTTTCACGCGACGTTGTAGATACCCAATTCTAATGCTAGATTTATTGACAACAGGGTCCTTATCTTTTAGATCCTCGATTGTCGGTGTGGACTGGCTGTGAAATTATGTTCAGTGGCTTCGGCAAAatacttttgttttctcACAAACAAAATTTTTTCATTAAACTTCACTGAtaactgttgttgatatgTTGCTGGATTTAACCTTTAATGAAGatggcagtggtggtgacaATGCGTTTTGTCCTTATCCCCGCAGCTCAGTTATATTTACCTATCGTAGCCTCGTCTCTTATCTACTGAGGGTTGCTTCTGCGGCGTCATGATATCACTGCGCGTCTGTCAGGCACTTAATATTTTACAGCTTACAAACATAAACAGCTAGCGTGGCTCATTTAAAGTTAAGCATACAATAAGCGCGTCGATCCACTGCAGTAAAACAAGTCCTTTATGACTGTCCATTGTTAGTGGGGGTATTGTCGTGTATCGAATAGGTTAGTATGACTCGAACAAACCAATTGTAATCTGCTTAAAGTTAATGGTTTAATAGCAATTGGATTTAATTGGTTTCATAAGCAATGCTTTAAACATCGTACTCAGACTCAGAACCTGACTTAGAGCGCACAACAGAGAACCTGAACTCAGAACTCAGAACCAAACACAGCACTCAAACCTTACAGCTGTCCCTAGTTTTTTTCTCGGCTTTAGAAGGAAAACAATCCGTACTCCTCCCAACAGCTTTTTCAAACCACTCTAATCCTACCACTCGAAAATAACCGGTTCAAAAAATGCATCGAGCATGCACCTCCGATTGTCTGTAATTAGGCCCGTGTCTCTCAACAGTCACCCAATACCACCTGTATCGCCCAACGGCGTGTTTAATTGGCTGTCGATCCACAAACAGATCTCTTTCCCCGACACTCTTCGCAGCTGTGCCCGGGATTCTCCGCTAATCAGTGTTCTTTCGACGGTGGGAGACATCCACTGATAATGCACCAGCCGGAACAATTGAAGGacgggtgtgcctccggcgtctggggctccgccctagaccctggttgctcctctcgctgcgctcgagtcgttgcgtccGCGATCCTAGGAGAACCGATATGGCCCCGATACCGAGAAACTGGAGCACAGCTTCCACCTCGGAAGAATCACGGCCGCAGAACGGACTTCAAAAGCACCAAATGCTCTGAACACGGAGAAGACATCTGACCAACCGAAGAACTGGCTGTGGAACCAcaaccacctccagcagTACCCATGAGCACTCGGATGGccgtttatttatttcctgACAGAAGCACCCTCATCTCAGAACAGATATTTCACCTCCCCTCACTCACTCCCCCAGCTGCCGGCACCCCCACGCCggactcgagcgaagcgagaggagccgcggggtctggggcggagccccagccgccggaggcacacccccctccaAAGAAACCCCCGTCCAGAAAAAAACCTGAGGAcaaactcaggggtagcGGGTCCATGAGAGAGAGATGCATACCCGCGGCTGAGCGGGTGCCGGCAGTTTGTACATCCGGGCGGTGGGTGGGAGAGGGAAGACACCGAGATTAGATTAGATTGGGATCAGGGTCAGGAGGGGTGCTGCATGAGTCCGTCCGGGAAAGTCGGCATTAAAAGTAAGTTCTTGGCAGAACGAATACCCCTGTAAACGAGGGTTTATGGGTGaaatttgaattattttgtaCCCCGGATGTCCATTTCTCACAGTGTCTTGGTTTTTGATTGAACTTGAAGTTAAATGGGACTGAATGAGTCAGGCGGAGGTCGAGACAGCCGACTCTCGAGGGCAGGGGTAGAGTTCCTATCGCACACCAGAAGCAGGAATCAATTAGATCTTGCAGACATCCTAACCGGAACAAGCAGACGGCAGCAGAAAAGTCACTTAACCCACCTCCTGATTTGACTTGACAAGGCCCTTCTCCGCATGGATCTTTAGACTTTGAGCTGACTGATGATTATTCATTGACCCTTGATCGCTGGCTGGCGCCAATTTTCAGGTTTGATCAGTTCGTATTCCGCAAACGAACGCACTCGAACATGTGAAAGCCATTCTTCGAGCCGACTGATCTGGTCTACACGAGGTCTCGTCTCTACCGGCCAACCATTCACCCATCCACCAACTGACACCAGTCTATCAAACCTCGAGTCTATAAACGATTCCTGTATTGAGTTTAGACAACAAAGAGCCCTGCTCGCCAGACCACACCGGCATCGGATAAACCGGAGCCGTTCATCGATGCGCAAGTCATAACAGCGACCACGAAATCTTAAACGTCGTCAACCGAAAAGTGCTCACTCTCACTCACTGACGCACGGGTCGatgggtgtgcctccggcggctggggctccgccccagaccctggttgctcctgcttcgcaggagaggaTGGTGGGGCccccgacgaaacgactcgagcgaagcgagaggagccaccagggtctggggcggagccccagccgccggaggcacaccccgaccCGTACGTCGAGCCCTGGTGTCATGTGTGAGGGTGACAGTTGCTCGCTCAGTAGAGTTTGGATGTCATGGGCGTGGTTTTTTGCATGTAATTTCTGGACAAGGTTTGGGGGACACTGATTAAAGTTTTACAGCAAGCCATGGGAATAAACCTTGGTTAACTAGCAGCTTTTGGATAGTGTTGAAGGTGTGATGGTTTCCGTTACAGCCGTAAAAGAAATATATGCTGATCGCCAGATTAGTAAATGCACCATAAGGACCGATGGCGGAGAAAATGTATCCATGAGTATATAAACTAGCACATATGTATATTATCGAATTTGATCtgtcttgttttttttgttcacCATCACTTATTGCTATTAGTTATCAACAGATATATCAGTGGTTTGATTCTGGTTGATCTCGATATTACTTGTATACAGTCGTCTTGATCTGTCGGTTAGCAGATTATCGTTATCGATCGCATCGGTTACTTATTGTCGCATACAGTGTGTTTATTACGAGCTAGACTATATATCGCTATATCAAGTACTAGGTGGACTTGATTCGGAGATAACGGGTTAGCAGGCAGCGGGATTTGTCAACTGATAATTTGTCATCTTGAACAGGAATAGTCAAGTAGTGACTGGATTTGCTTGATTTGTCATTTTTGTTTGCCAGGAAGATCAACTGGCGACGTACTGGTCTGGTTGGCTGGCTGACTGGCTGACTGACACATTGATTTAGTCCCGTTACTTTTTCCCACTTTTATACATAAGAAGACTTCACTGTCACGATCCCTTGGGGGTGTGTTTTTAGCTGTATCTCGTGTGATCAGTAGGGTTTCGGGGTTGTTCATTAGCTTTTTAATTCAGTGTTTTAATTGGTTTTAATTGGTGATTAGTTGGTTATTGATTTGGTTGTTAATTGGCAATTAGTTGGTAGTTGATTCGTTCTTGTAGTCAGATTGATTCACCAGCAGACGAATCGCAAAATGAAATCCCTCTTTGCTGGATGGAGGGCTTGCCTGTGCCAATGTCTGATAGCTATTTGCTTGTTTGATCTGGCGGCATGTGTTGTTCAGGAGCATATGAGTACAGACTCGGGCGGGTCGCTGAGTCCTATAATCTCGACCCGTGTTGGCGTGGAGGGCCCTATTAATCATCGTGGCTTACTTACAGTCATGGCCAGCCATAAAACTACTCTCAAATCacataaaacaaaacagattGTATCACAAGCTGTCACGAACTTTTATTTCACGTACGACATTCTCGCTTCTGCTGATGTCACCACTCTTCCAGGCCTACCATTAAAACTATATCCATCCGGGGAGTCTAAACAATCAATGTTTGCAACTTTTCTACCTCAGGAGGCAATTGGATACTTCAGTGCTGCTGAAGGTACCAGTTCaaatgaagacgacgatgaacATGTAGAGCCTCTACTTTGGGATGGACACCAACAAAACTTTGAAGCTAAGTCCGAGGCTTTAGTAGAATCTCGTCCTGAAGATGATTTCCACGAGGCCGTAATAAAAGTATGGATCAATTCTGTAGAGCTACAGGAGCTAAGGATCAAACTCCCCAGTCTACCAAGAGAGGAACAAGCCCCGACAGAATCAGAAAAGGTCTTGctaccagcatcagctgAATCCTCAGCGGCTTCTGAATCTTCGATCAAAAACGTCATGCTTCACTACTACCGCGGTCACAAACTCGAAGGCTCGCGCTACACTGCTCTTCAGGAACTCTACGACTACTTCCGCACCATGTTGGTTTCTGTTCTGTCTCCATTTGTTCTTCTCGGCATTTTACTCATCTCTACTGCTGTATGTGTGTTCGTCTGGCTCCATGTGCTATATAACCTGGACGAATCCGAGGCAGAGGAGGACGAGAATAACGTGCCTTACAACGAGAAGGGCGCCATTTTCCTGGTCTAAACCCGACCCTTGTTTATCTATTTGCTTTGTGTTTTCTTTACGatgttatttatttaatgcCTATTTATCTCATTTcctctctgcctccggcggctggggctccgccccagaccctggttgtgcttCGCTTCGCGAAGCTGATGGGGTGTATAACGGACTCGGGGGTTGTGTGAAATACGAGATAGAGTAACCCTCCGTTTACTATTAGCATTGGCCAGCTGCTGAACTTGCTACTTGCGTTGATATCAATTAACATATATAGGGCAGATCTAACAGTATGAGTGGACTGACGTATGCTTTCACTGCCGCAGTATTCTAGATAGAAGTATAGCACTTTATACGACTGATTCGTAGGTTCGTATGGCAGAGCTCTTAGATTGTTTGATGTTAAGACAGTATCTGTCCAGCTTAAATCTCATGGCAGTACTTTTAGAGTGCCATCAATGGTCATCCGATACCGGATCTTGAAGTTACCCAGGTCTTAGCTGAAATTTCATTCGATTGGTCTACGTTGCCAACCTTTCGTCCCCTAACTGAGCAGAAGCTTGTCAGCTGATAATTTATCTCACCATATTGAACTCCCTACTTGTCTGGTTACCCTTTTGACAGTTTTAGCTTTCTCGATCACATGCTCCGTGGACAAAGGTTTAGAGTAGCATTTGCAGCACTTGGCACCAAAGTca
The Sugiyamaella lignohabitans strain CBS 10342 chromosome A, complete sequence genome window above contains:
- the YTH1 gene encoding Yth1p (Essential RNA-binding component of cleavage and polyadenylation factor; contains five zinc fingers; required for pre-mRNA 3'-end processing and polyadenylation; relocalizes to the cytosol in response to hypoxia; GO_component: GO:0005829 - cytosol [Evidence IDA] [PMID 22932476]; GO_component: GO:0005847 - mRNA cleavage and polyadenylation specificity factor complex [Evidence IDA] [PMID 12819204]; GO_component: GO:0005634 - nucleus [Evidence IEA,IEA]; GO_component: GO:0005634 - nucleus [Evidence IDA] [PMID 22932476]; GO_function: GO:0003723 - RNA binding [Evidence IEA]; GO_function: GO:0003723 - RNA binding [Evidence IDA] [PMID 9224719]; GO_function: GO:0046872 - metal ion binding [Evidence IEA,IEA]; GO_process: GO:0006379 - mRNA cleavage [Evidence IMP] [PMID 10899131]; GO_process: GO:0006379 - mRNA cleavage [Evidence IDA,TAS] [PMID 11344258]; GO_process: GO:0006378 - mRNA polyadenylation [Evidence IMP] [PMID 10899131]; GO_process: GO:0006378 - mRNA polyadenylation [Evidence IDA,TAS] [PMID 11344258]; GO_process: GO:0006397 - mRNA processing [Evidence IEA]) yields the protein MAELLERSSRLPPEAWLPSQRMIRSVTNRLFRNGYCTQSPDCLYLHIDPQSKIPPCPNYDRGFCRLGPECPRRHVTRVFCPKYLTGFCPEGPTCSMGHPRFVGITDDMRIAKEYDPLPSWKRQ
- the PRR1 gene encoding serine/threonine protein kinase PRR1; the protein is MPVEELLSLDDPAHYKRPLATLTDLGLSRKIDPENPQLVTRCGSEDYVPPELLMGQPYDGRQTDSWALGVLLYAVMEGRLPFDPPKNVGGGRSRGRTAHRIARVEWSWIAFKNDPPQEKLPYSEEWVGGMEIVEGCLQKRDLRLRAVDIAEMPWVKKAVCELERSDLLPVSDIFVDGD